The proteins below are encoded in one region of Sulfitobacter sp. SK012:
- the pgeF gene encoding peptidoglycan editing factor PgeF: MTLEILTADSLAPLRHGFFTRRGGASSGVFSGLNCGSGSSDQSEIVTINRNRVASAMSVEPENLVGVHQIHSPDVVTVTGPLADKPRADAMVTAMPGLALSVLTADCQPVLFADAEAGVIGAAHAGWRGALDGVLQATVDAMVSLGAERESVVAVIGPAISQTAYEVGPEFMDSFIAKDPEYSRFFAQGSGDRLMFDLPGFGLDRLRDAGVGLAEWTRHCTFSDPDRFYSYRRTTHAKEADYGRMIAAIAL, translated from the coding sequence ATGACACTAGAAATTTTGACGGCAGACAGCCTCGCCCCATTGCGCCATGGTTTTTTTACCCGTCGGGGCGGCGCTTCATCGGGGGTGTTTTCCGGGTTAAACTGTGGGAGCGGGTCATCCGATCAGTCCGAAATTGTCACCATCAACCGCAACCGTGTGGCCAGTGCTATGTCGGTAGAACCTGAAAACCTCGTCGGCGTTCATCAAATCCATTCCCCCGACGTCGTTACGGTCACGGGCCCACTTGCTGACAAACCGCGCGCAGATGCAATGGTTACAGCCATGCCCGGGCTGGCCCTGTCGGTGCTCACGGCCGATTGCCAGCCTGTGTTATTTGCCGACGCAGAAGCGGGTGTGATTGGTGCCGCCCATGCTGGGTGGCGCGGCGCACTTGATGGCGTTCTGCAAGCCACGGTCGATGCTATGGTCAGCCTAGGGGCAGAACGTGAAAGCGTCGTTGCCGTTATCGGTCCCGCCATCAGCCAAACCGCCTATGAGGTCGGCCCGGAGTTCATGGACAGTTTCATAGCGAAAGACCCAGAATATTCACGGTTCTTCGCCCAAGGCAGCGGAGATCGTTTAATGTTTGACCTACCAGGGTTTGGCCTTGACCGGTTGCGAGATGCTGGGGTGGGCCTGGCGGAATGGACTCGCCATTGCACTTTCTCTGATCCGGATCGGTTTTATTCTTATCGCCGTACCACCCACGCCAAGGAAGCCGACTATGGCCGCATGATCGCGGCCATCGCTCTTTGA
- a CDS encoding class I SAM-dependent methyltransferase, translating into MSLQDLITAQITAQGPISVAEYMSTCLMHPTLGYYTTAHPFGQAGDFVTAPEISQMFGELIGLALAQTWLDQGSPTPFTLAELGPGRGTLMADILRATRSVPGFLDAADMVLLEASPSLRETQSTLLPQARWIDHIDELPERPLLLIANEFFDALPIRQFVRDDTRWRERQIGLRDNALTFGLGPASVQPALAHRLEDTKHGDMVEDCPTAAPMLSVVAARIATHGGAALVIDYGDWRSLGDTLQAAQNHRTVDPLTDPGKSDLTAHVDFEALIQSCAPCTHSRVTPQGVFLERLGITARAQMLAANLTGPALETHIATHRRLTHPTEMGNLFKVVGLVPQGTALPPGLEP; encoded by the coding sequence ATGAGCCTGCAGGACCTGATCACCGCCCAGATCACGGCTCAGGGGCCGATCAGCGTGGCAGAATATATGTCCACCTGCCTAATGCATCCGACACTTGGGTATTACACCACGGCGCACCCTTTCGGGCAGGCCGGCGATTTTGTCACCGCGCCTGAGATCAGCCAAATGTTTGGGGAATTGATCGGGTTGGCACTCGCCCAAACCTGGCTTGATCAGGGATCACCAACCCCCTTCACCCTCGCAGAGCTCGGACCCGGGCGCGGCACCCTGATGGCCGACATTCTGCGTGCGACCCGCTCTGTGCCCGGCTTTTTAGACGCGGCTGACATGGTCTTGCTCGAGGCGTCGCCTTCCTTGCGCGAGACCCAATCGACCTTACTGCCGCAGGCCAGATGGATCGACCACATCGATGAACTGCCTGAACGCCCTTTGCTGCTGATCGCAAATGAATTTTTCGACGCGCTGCCCATCCGCCAATTTGTTCGAGACGACACACGTTGGCGCGAACGGCAAATCGGCCTCAGGGATAACGCGCTGACTTTCGGCCTTGGCCCCGCATCTGTGCAGCCTGCGCTAGCGCACCGGCTTGAGGACACCAAACACGGTGATATGGTCGAAGACTGCCCCACTGCCGCGCCAATGCTGAGCGTCGTTGCCGCGCGCATCGCAACCCATGGCGGCGCAGCGCTCGTGATCGACTATGGTGACTGGCGCAGCTTAGGTGACACCCTCCAAGCGGCACAAAACCACCGAACCGTCGATCCGCTGACCGATCCGGGCAAATCCGACCTGACCGCACATGTTGATTTTGAAGCACTTATCCAATCCTGCGCGCCCTGCACCCATAGCCGTGTGACGCCGCAAGGTGTGTTTCTTGAGCGCCTCGGCATTACGGCGCGTGCCCAAATGCTCGCCGCCAATTTGACCGGACCCGCGCTGGAAACTCACATCGCCACACATCGACGGTTGACGCACCCGACGGAAATGGGAAACCTGTTCAAAGTAGTTGGCCTTGTTCCTCAAGGCACAGCCCTACCTCCGGGATTGGAACCATGA